TAATGTCTTTGGTGTTCAGAGAATGATGCGAGCCGTTGCCCCTTATTTCAGAGAGCAAAAAAAGGGATTGGTTATTTATACTTCAAGTCTATTAGGACGAATCGCACTTCCCTTTTACGGCCCTTATCAATCATCGAAGTGGGCTTTAGAATCAATGGCGGAAAATTATCGTGTTGAACTTTCTTCGTTTGGAATTGAAAATTGTATCCTAGAACCCGGGGGCTATCCTACGGAGTTTATCGATAATCTCTTAAAACCCAGTGACCATACTCAGGTTGCGTCTTATGGCGATTTTGCGAATTCCCCGGTTCAGATGCTCAATAGCTTTGAGGGCGTATTAAAGAACAATCCTCAACAAGATCCGCAAAAAGTTGCCGACGCTGTTGCCGAGCTTATCGAAAAACCTTATGGTGAAAAGCCTTTTCGGACTACCGTTGATTTTATTGGAATGGCCGATCATATTCAAAAATACAACGATCACCTCGAACAGATTATGACCGGTATCTATTCCAACTTTGGAA
This DNA window, taken from Chloroherpetonaceae bacterium, encodes the following:
- a CDS encoding SDR family oxidoreductase; amino-acid sequence: MSHKVLVTGASSGFGKLTVKTLLQKGHQVSACMRDPKGKNKSVSEELSSLGAKVIELDVTNDQSVANGVNSTITQLGGLDVLFNNAGVGTLGIQEFYTTADYQKLFEVNVFGVQRMMRAVAPYFREQKKGLVIYTSSLLGRIALPFYGPYQSSKWALESMAENYRVELSSFGIENCILEPGGYPTEFIDNLLKPSDHTQVASYGDFANSPVQMLNSFEGVLKNNPQQDPQKVADAVAELIEKPYGEKPFRTTVDFIGMADHIQKYNDHLEQIMTGIYSNFGMGGLLSVKK